The sequence below is a genomic window from Oreochromis niloticus isolate F11D_XX linkage group LG3, O_niloticus_UMD_NMBU, whole genome shotgun sequence.
CTGATCAGCGGATAAAGGTGGTGATGCCTGAAGAATACACCGTGTACTGACCTCATTACACGCTTGACATTtaagatttttacattttaaagctgTAATACGCCTTTAAGAGGCTACATGTCCGCAAAGAGGTATGCTTTCACCCCAGCGGTCATTTTAACACGTTTAAGGCTAATATACTTAATTAATATGGATGGATACAGTGGTGGTCCCTAAAGCCCTTAAGATATTAAACTTATGTGTTTTTTGGTATAATAGGGACCACATAGAGGACCCATAAATAATTACTTTTTACTTATTTAAACATAAGCTAGATTTTTTATGTATTCTATCATTtgtaatttggcaaaatacaaACTTTTTTATGCAGTTAGTGGAGGTTTTAAGTGCAAGGTTGCGTTTTACAAGGTTTTATTGATATTTTATCGGCTTTTACtgacagaataaataaatataaggcAGTTTTCTCCGCTCAGCACTAGTGTGATACTTTAGTTTGTTTATGGGCTAATTAATAGGTGTTTTAAATACTAAAAACTCCAACTGCCATAAGATATAAGTTGTGTCTTCACATTTGAAAGATTGTGTGGAGGGTTTTTCACAGAGATATTCTCCACAAATGTCTGCTTATCTGGTTTGAATCAGTGCCTGCTTGCAGAGTGTTAAGTTATTAAGTAAGCACAAGTCAAATTACACATCCTTTTGTCATTATTAATCCAGACAAATGCCATCATAAATAAATCTGTGCTCTTTTTGTGCAGTTTGCTAAGATTTttatgcaaacatttgcacaaaattgtgattttcagGTCAAATGAAGACTGTGTAATGAAATGAATGGGTTAATTACACACGCTGCAGCAGTTTAATGTCTCCACCTTAACAACCTGCCTGTGGTCTGTGGTTTAGGATGCGTGCCTGTAGTCCACGCTGAGGGTGAAGCTGCCGTCATGCCGTGTACGTGTGCAGAGTGGAGGAGGTGGATCCGCCCGCTGGTTCTGGTGCTCTACGCCCTCCTGCTGGTGGCCGTGCTGCCACTATGCGTCTGGGAGCTGGAGAAGGACAAAGTACTGACACACCTCCACCTGTGCTCACGGGTGGACCAAACATAGTCACATGATCTCACAGCTACCTGTTCATGCTGTAATAagcagactgtatataaaagatggactcATCATTAGTAGTTTATCTGTCACtgcattgtttttttaagtgagtTATCTTTAATGTATAAAAAGGGTGgagttttatttatgcagtgcAGGCAGCGTTCTCACtgcacaacaaacacaacagtcCTGCAGTGACTAACTGTGATGTTGCAGGAAGGATGTCGGATACACTTTAAAGCCTGTGGTCTGTGTCTGCGTGCAGGTCGGCACTCACAGTAAAGCCTGGTTCATCGCCggtgtctttgtgtttctgacCATCCCGATCTCGCTGTGGGGGATCCTGCAGCACATGGTGCACTACACCCAGCCTGAGCTGCAGAAGCCCATCAtcaggtaaacacacacacacacacacacacagttctgtCGTCAAACACTCGTAATGTCCCCACACATACACTGAGGCGGGTCTGACAGATTCTGGCTTTAGGACTTCTGTTGTATTTGACGTCAGCTACGAGGCGTCAGGTGTAGAAATGAAATAAGCTGCAGACTTTAAGCTGGATGCTGAAGttgaaggaaaaagcagaaaatgggtATTTTGTATCTAAAAGGCTACTCTTGATGGTAGCTATTAAATTTAATCTAATTTGAACTGAAGTCTAAAATTAGCTTCAGTGGAGAAGCTCTGAGGATGTTTTCCTCCATCTGTTATGCTGGGAACACTTCAGGAAGGCCAGTGCGAGCAGCAGGGATGGTTACAGCAAGATAAACCTGCCTCAGCATTTGATTTTTAATTAAGACAAACTTGGAACATTTATGAGCctgcctttcaaaataaaagtctaaaTCCAAACGTGTCAGTTGAGGTGAAAGTGTTATAATTACTTAAGTCAGTCActatattaacatttttttagtCAAACAGGAGTTTGAACAAAATTATAAGAACAACTCTGAGCAGAGCTGCTGGTCTCCAGAGCTTGCAGTGGTTTGACTATGTGGCATAACTTACACagactgcatataaaagatggaggTAGCCACTTTGACTTCACCCACTATTTTCTAATCTCTTGTTTTGAAGTGTTAACTTTAGCATTATGGTTGTCGCCATGTTGTTTTTGGGACTATAAGTGACTGAATTTGGATGTTTAGTGGAGTGCTAGGTTATGAGCTAAGGTGAGCTAGCTTTGTTAGCAGAGTGCATCTATAAACTGTACAGGTGTAATTGCACACActaataaaatactagaattATATTCAACAAAACTGAAGCATAAACCTTTTGGATTAACTGTTAGTGAAACTGGATATCAAAATGATAACAATTCATTTTTACCCTAAAGGTCACAGAATGATAACTTGCTTCATAATTGGGTAAACGTGTTGTTTACCAGTCCAACCAGTCCATTTAGGACCCTCTCTGTCTCTTGTCACCAGGATACTGTGGATGGTGCCGATCTACAGTTTGGACAGTGTGAGTCATtgttacacacaaacacacacagacgtagCGACATAGACCCTTCAGTATTTTCTTCCTTTGTTGTGTTATAACTCTTTAACTCTTTTACACTTAATGAAATTCTTTAAATTCTTTGCCTCATGTGACCTTTATGATTTCTGCTTGTTGAACGTCTTTCAGTGGCTGGCTCTGCGATATCCCAACCTGGCCATCTACGTGGACACGTGCAGGGAGTGCTACGAGGCCTACGTCATCTACAACTTCCTGGTTTTCCTGCTGAACTTCCTGAGTAACCAGTACCCCAGCCTGGTGCTCATGCTGgaggtccagcagcagcagccacatcTGCCCCCGCTGTGCTGCTGCCCACCGTGGGCCATGGGAGAGTAAGAGGAGGGAGGTCACAGAGAGGGAGGTCACAGTGTgtgatgaatggatggatgttaagttgtttctctctctgtcaggGTGCTGCTGTTCAGGTGTAAGCTGGGAGTCCTGCAGTACACTGTGGTCAGACCAGTTACCACGGTGATAGCGCTGTAAGTTTCGTGCTATAACTGTAGTGTAATGTTTGTATCTGTAGCAGTAATACTTGATGTCGATTCCAGCTATTGGCTGTAGTCTTTCTGTTAGCTGTTGAAATATATCTGTTTTTTCCAACATGATTAGTAATGCAGGATGAAACCTCTCCTTGTGTTTAGGGTGATAATCCAATCACTACTAACCTACTTAGAGCAGCCGTGGCCCATTTTATCACCTAAAACTCTTCTGTGGTCCAAACAGACCTTTACTCAGAGCTGTGCTCATCACATGAGCCTAAGAGGAAGCATTTTCTTTACTGCATTTTCACTGCTTCACACTGATCTTCTGAGGTTTGCTTGTTAAGGCTGTACAGAATCCTGCTGTTAGCAACCATGACGTTTTTATTCAAACCTCATTCAACAGTTTTGATTTATAAATGAAACTAAAACTTTTTCATTGTAAATTATTTTATAAACATCACTGTCTTGATATTTTTACTTGAACTAGAAAGTAACAGTCAAAATCAACAAACATCAGTaatatttgaaaatgaaatatgaaaaaaaagctgttttctaCCGTAAAAATTTACAGTAACTTGTTTTTCCCCAAGTATGTATTCTTAGCTATACCCACAAGGAACAGTAGAGTACTGTAcaccattttctttatttttctaccTCAGTTTGGGAAAGTTTAGATGTTTTCAAATGTTTTGTCATCTGAGAGCAAACTGAACAGTGAAGTTTGCGACCTGCTAAAGTGACTGATTGTTTTTGTGTGCAGCATCTGTCAGCTCTGTGGGGTTTATGATGAAGCAAACTTCAGCTTCAGAAACGCCTGGTCCTACCTGGTCATAATCAACAACATATCACAGCTGGTAAAGACTCAGCATCATCATCACAGAGCAGCAGTTTCACATTCCCAGTGTGTCAAATACCCCTGTTTCTGGTTGTTAGCACACCTGGttacatctgcattattgtgggatttttttgtatttgaacATCTGATATGAGACTGCATTACATCAGAGCATGTAGTACACACATTAGCTCCCAGCCTGAAACTTAGCTGAACCCCGTTTAAcccttttactgttttttttaaatccagtaTCCTtctgaaaaagtgaaaactgGTCTGCTGAGGCTTTTTTTAGGTGATCTCAGTTAATACTAAATTTAAAATCTATGATGTCTGTGAACAAGAGTTCAAGTAAAATTCCAAAATTATATTTTACTTCCTGTTCACCCAGCAGTGTTCTGCTGTTGTTCTTTCTCTGCAGTTTGCCATGTACTGCCTGGTGTTGCTCTATCGAGCTCTCAGGGAGGAGCTGATGCCCATCAGGCCTGTGGGGAAGTTCCTCTGTGTCAAACTGGTCGTGTTCGTCTCCTTCTGGTAAGGATGGGAGTGTGATTGTAGTAGCTTTGGGTTTTGAGCTGTTTCGGTTTTCCCTTTAAACAGCAGCGGTGCTGATACATTCATTTTGTCTCCAGGCAGGCGGTTTTAATAGCACTGCTGGTGAAAGTTGGTGTGATCTCTGACAAACACACCTGGGACTGGGACAGCGTGGAGGCCGTGGCTACTGGTCTGCAGGTACAGATCATACTGCTGCATCACAGTCAGCTGACCTTTGATTCATTTGTCTTCATGTTTAGATAAGAGGTGAGATTTCCCAGATTTATAGCAGAGAATAAAATTTAGCATCTTTCTGCTTTCTGTACAGATTAGAAGACAAATTGactaaaaacagtaaaagtgacaaaaataaataccaCAGTGTTCAGATAAAGCACCAAAACTGAGTAGCAGAATAAAAAGAGGACTTTAATGACACTTACTGATGGGTGCTGCAGAAAAACTGGCAAGAAACCAACATTAGCCCAAACATCAAGGAGTCGaactaaaaatgcaaaaaatcaAGTATTACA
It includes:
- the LOC100706866 gene encoding transmembrane protein 184C, encoding MPCTCAEWRRWIRPLVLVLYALLLVAVLPLCVWELEKDKVGTHSKAWFIAGVFVFLTIPISLWGILQHMVHYTQPELQKPIIRILWMVPIYSLDSWLALRYPNLAIYVDTCRECYEAYVIYNFLVFLLNFLSNQYPSLVLMLEVQQQQPHLPPLCCCPPWAMGEVLLFRCKLGVLQYTVVRPVTTVIALICQLCGVYDEANFSFRNAWSYLVIINNISQLFAMYCLVLLYRALREELMPIRPVGKFLCVKLVVFVSFWQAVLIALLVKVGVISDKHTWDWDSVEAVATGLQDFIICIEMFLAAIAHHYTFTYKPYVQEAEEGSCFDSFLAMWDFSDIRADVSEQVRHVGRTFLGRPNKMYFGAAARPEHTEHTGLLTATSQDPIAVAATSMPTSPSSSGRYQGLGHTTAPHSISAPAGFTSSSWDEDSEGSPPQAGGAQ